GGCTGTGCGCTTAAAAGTAGTTGCTCATAATCATTGGGTCATCAAATTTTGGGAATTCGTCAATCATAAGGTTTGGGATCGATCTGAATCATTGATCGTTCTCAGTGAACCAATGAAGGAGCTATTGATCAAGAAGCACAAACATCTCGCAGACAAGATTCATGTTATTCATAGCTGGGCTGACCCTAAATTTATTACTCCACTTGGCAAATCAGCAAACTGGTTTGCCAAGCAATATGGATTAACTGATTGCTTCGTTGTGCTTTATTCAGGTAATTTAGGGCGTTGTCATGATACTAAAACCATACTCACATGCGCTCAATTACTGATCAGTCGTACTGATATCAAATTTGTATTTATTGGCAATGGTGTTGGTTCACACATTATTAAACAGGCGATCGCTGCTGGACAATTGCCCAATGCGCTGCAATTGCCCTACCAAGATCGCGAAGTTTTACCATACTCATTAACTGCCTGCGATCTCTCGTTAGCAAGTATTTTGCCTAATGTTGGTGATACGATCGCCCCATCCAAAATATATGGCATGTTAGCTGCTGGAAAACCTGTGGCTGCAATCTGTCCTATGGATAATTATTTGCGAGAAATTGTGGATGTGGGTGATTGTGGAGCTTGTTTTGAGAATGGCGATGCCCAAGGATTAGCCGATTATATTTGCTGGCTTGCATCAAATCCTCTGTTACAAGACAAACTGGGCAAGAATGCCCGAAAACTACTAGAACGCCACTACACAATTGATCAAGCTATTCCCAAATATATACATGCTTTAAAACTAAGAGATCACTGTCTAGATTCGGTCGATCAAAATCAACCAATTTTTCATAAAATTTAACTAACGCGAACGAGAAGTCCCGCACTCTATCCGTTTACAAGGATGAGTGACGGGATGAAAGTGAGCCAGAAACAAATTGAGCGATTCTCGAATCAATAGAAGTTATCTATGCTATAATTAGCTTATCAGTATTCTACAATCTTGATAAATGTATAAGGCGTACAAGTACAGAATCTATCCCACAAGTGAGCAAGAAACCTTGCTTGCAAAGTCTTTTGGCTGTGCGAGATGGTTCTGGAACTATGCCTTAAACCTATGCCAAGAAACCTATAAAAATACTGGCAAGGGGTTAACTAGAGGGTATATACAAGGCTTACTCCCTGCACTCAAGAAGGAATACGAATGGTTAACCGAGCCGTATTCTCAATGCTTGCAAGTAGTCGCATTGAATCTATCCACTGCCTACAAAAATTTCTTTGACAAACGGGCAATGCTGCCTAAATTCAAGTCAAAGCATGGTAAGCAGTCAATTAGTTATCCCCAAAACGTCAAGTTTGACGGTGACAAGATTAGTTTACCTAAGATTGGATTAGTCCACTGTCAGCGCCATCGTGGCTTTGATGGAACTATTAAAACTGTCACTGTTTCTCGCAATCCCGATGGTAAACATTTTGTTTCCGTCTTGGTTGACGATGGCAAAGGTAATCCTGAATTAATGCCAGTGGATAAAGCTATTGGTATTGATGTGGGATTAACCCATTTTGCGATTACCAGTGACGGCTCTAAATTTGTTAATCCTAGGTTTTTTATCAAACATCAACGCAACTTAAAGCGTAAACAGCAAAAGCTATCCAAGAAAAAGAAGGGTAGCCAAAACCGTAAAAAAGCAAGATTGGCTGTGGCAAAAGTTCACTCCAAAATTGCCAGATGTCGCGAAGATTTTCTGCACAAGCTGTCCCGCAAGATAGTAAACGAAAACCAAGTTATTGCAGTAGAAAATCTCAATATCAAGGTCATGGTCAAAAATCATAATCTAGCCAAAGCGATTAGCGATGTTGGCTGGGGTATGTTCTGCACAATGCTCAAATACAAGGCTGAAAGTGAAGGAAGGCAATATATCGAGATTGATCGATGGTTCCCTAGCTCTAAAACTTGCCATGTATGCCTAAATCGA
This genomic stretch from Pseudanabaena galeata CCNP1313 harbors:
- a CDS encoding glycosyltransferase family 4 protein, giving the protein MAEKKHVKTSISIITQFYPPDYAATGQFVYDLAGALAQEGFEVSVFTGMPGYAFNKTDVKHEEIDNGVFVRRTGSIHLMSKRIRNKIFGSVLFLARCVVKFLRKDIRGSHLVLTSAPPFLGLIGWFYNKVFGHTYSCIIYDIYPEVAVRLKVVAHNHWVIKFWEFVNHKVWDRSESLIVLSEPMKELLIKKHKHLADKIHVIHSWADPKFITPLGKSANWFAKQYGLTDCFVVLYSGNLGRCHDTKTILTCAQLLISRTDIKFVFIGNGVGSHIIKQAIAAGQLPNALQLPYQDREVLPYSLTACDLSLASILPNVGDTIAPSKIYGMLAAGKPVAAICPMDNYLREIVDVGDCGACFENGDAQGLADYICWLASNPLLQDKLGKNARKLLERHYTIDQAIPKYIHALKLRDHCLDSVDQNQPIFHKI
- the tnpB gene encoding IS200/IS605 family element RNA-guided endonuclease TnpB, whose product is MYKAYKYRIYPTSEQETLLAKSFGCARWFWNYALNLCQETYKNTGKGLTRGYIQGLLPALKKEYEWLTEPYSQCLQVVALNLSTAYKNFFDKRAMLPKFKSKHGKQSISYPQNVKFDGDKISLPKIGLVHCQRHRGFDGTIKTVTVSRNPDGKHFVSVLVDDGKGNPELMPVDKAIGIDVGLTHFAITSDGSKFVNPRFFIKHQRNLKRKQQKLSKKKKGSQNRKKARLAVAKVHSKIARCREDFLHKLSRKIVNENQVIAVENLNIKVMVKNHNLAKAISDVGWGMFCTMLKYKAESEGRQYIEIDRWFPSSKTCHVCLNRVDNLTLDVRAWTCKHCGTLHDRDVNAAINIRNEALRIISLGTSESACGGDVSRSGKTSVLLDAIPVESGSQRCTA